Proteins from a single region of Runella sp. SP2:
- a CDS encoding MmcQ/YjbR family DNA-binding protein, whose translation MIDVEKAHEVLVNMPNAKEEAHFDKPAYKIKGKIFATFNIENKWVTLKFTPEQQTIFCEDEAFYPVPNKWGQLGWTHVSLDKVRLIAFEEGVNTSYENIVAMKTKKRVEKPTQ comes from the coding sequence ATGATAGATGTAGAAAAAGCGCATGAAGTATTGGTCAATATGCCAAATGCAAAAGAAGAAGCGCACTTTGACAAACCTGCGTATAAAATAAAAGGAAAGATTTTTGCGACCTTTAATATCGAAAACAAATGGGTAACGTTGAAGTTTACTCCTGAACAACAAACAATCTTTTGTGAAGATGAAGCCTTTTATCCCGTCCCTAATAAATGGGGGCAGCTAGGATGGACACACGTGAGTTTGGACAAAGTAAGACTCATCGCTTTTGAGGAAGGTGTGAACACCTCTTATGAAAATATAGTAGCAATGAAAACAAAGAAACGAGTGGAAAAACCCACTCAGTAA
- a CDS encoding YdeI/OmpD-associated family protein — MVSFTAELRKFDKKGEKTGWTYIEILPEIAHALNPNVKASYRVKGKLDDYVIKLVAMLPMGDGGFIIPINAEMRRGLRKKEGAVVSVELEIDTDELPQSADLLACLEDEPKALAYFNKLPLSHQNYYTKWIESAKTIETKTKRITMAVRGMAMGLDYGQTLRYFRDN, encoded by the coding sequence ATGGTTTCATTTACCGCAGAACTACGCAAGTTTGACAAAAAAGGCGAAAAAACGGGCTGGACGTACATCGAAATTTTGCCTGAAATAGCCCATGCGTTAAACCCAAACGTAAAAGCATCGTACCGAGTAAAAGGAAAGTTGGACGATTATGTCATCAAACTCGTGGCCATGCTACCGATGGGTGACGGAGGGTTTATTATCCCAATCAACGCAGAAATGCGTCGTGGCTTGCGTAAAAAAGAAGGAGCCGTGGTGAGCGTGGAGCTGGAGATTGATACGGATGAATTGCCGCAATCGGCTGATTTACTGGCTTGTTTGGAAGATGAGCCCAAGGCGTTGGCGTATTTTAACAAATTGCCGCTCAGTCACCAAAACTATTACACAAAGTGGATAGAATCGGCAAAAACCATTGAGACCAAAACTAAACGGATTACGATGGCGGTAAGAGGCATGGCGATGGGTTTGGATTATGGGCAAACCCTGCGTTATTTTCGCGACAACTAA
- a CDS encoding acyltransferase family protein — protein sequence MQNRLLSLDVFRGLTVAAMILVNNPGDWGHVYPPLLHAHWNGCTPTDLVFPFFLFIVGVSIAFAMGKNPPTVLRIARRSATLFGLGLFLSLYPKFNFETVRIPGVLQRIAIVYFVCSLLYIKTTRKTQIGLLALVLLAYYVLMTFVPVPGVGYANLEPETNLGAWVDRAILGTNHLWKAAKVWDPEGIFSTIPAVGTGLLGVLTGQWLRTDKPVAERIAWLFAAGNGLVVAGLIADLFFPINKSLWTSSYVLYAGGWAMVGLALCYWLIDVQGYRKWTTPVVAFGVNAITVFFLSGIIPRTLALIKIDTPDGPISSQLWMQKNLIGVWFVNEYNASLAGALTFLAIWFVILYVMYKKGIIIKV from the coding sequence ATGCAAAACCGATTACTCTCGTTAGACGTGTTTCGCGGTCTGACCGTGGCCGCCATGATTTTGGTGAATAACCCAGGCGATTGGGGACACGTCTATCCTCCGTTGCTCCATGCTCACTGGAACGGCTGCACGCCCACCGACCTTGTTTTTCCTTTCTTTTTGTTCATTGTTGGCGTTTCTATCGCGTTTGCAATGGGGAAAAATCCGCCCACGGTACTCAGAATCGCACGGCGAAGCGCGACCCTGTTTGGCTTGGGATTATTTTTGAGCTTGTATCCAAAGTTTAATTTTGAAACGGTTCGAATCCCTGGGGTGCTCCAACGCATCGCTATTGTGTATTTTGTTTGTTCGCTTCTTTACATAAAAACAACCCGCAAGACCCAAATCGGGTTGCTGGCGTTGGTGCTGCTGGCTTATTACGTGCTGATGACGTTTGTGCCTGTTCCTGGGGTTGGCTATGCGAATTTAGAACCAGAAACTAACTTGGGTGCTTGGGTCGATCGTGCCATTTTAGGCACCAATCACTTGTGGAAAGCCGCTAAAGTATGGGATCCTGAAGGAATCTTTAGCACCATTCCCGCCGTCGGGACGGGTCTGTTGGGGGTATTGACGGGGCAGTGGTTACGTACCGATAAACCTGTGGCCGAGCGGATTGCGTGGTTATTTGCCGCGGGGAATGGATTGGTTGTTGCAGGACTTATTGCAGACTTGTTTTTCCCAATCAACAAATCGTTGTGGACGAGTTCGTACGTGTTGTACGCGGGAGGTTGGGCAATGGTGGGGTTGGCGCTGTGCTATTGGCTCATCGACGTTCAAGGGTATCGCAAGTGGACGACGCCTGTGGTCGCTTTTGGCGTGAATGCCATTACGGTTTTTTTCTTGTCGGGTATTATTCCTCGGACGTTGGCACTGATAAAAATTGATACTCCCGACGGGCCGATAAGTTCGCAATTGTGGATGCAGAAAAACTTGATAGGGGTTTGGTTTGTCAACGAATACAACGCTTCTCTGGCAGGAGCACTGACCTTTTTAGCCATCTGGTTTGTGATTTTGTACGTGATGTATAAAAAGGGGATTATCATTAAAGTGTAG
- a CDS encoding dihydrofolate reductase family protein, whose amino-acid sequence MRKVILGLAMSLDGYIEGPNGEYDWCFTDQDYGLNEFFKRIDAVFVGRKTYQMALTNEGETAWMPKLTEYVFSNTLPDFKLERKKLIKGDIERQVRTIKSLPGKDIWLFGGAELASSLMNLGLVDEVWLSIHPIVLGAGKPLFKELRERKWLTLVDSKVYGSGLVSLRYKMSWD is encoded by the coding sequence ATGAGAAAAGTTATTTTAGGTCTTGCCATGAGTTTGGATGGGTATATCGAAGGCCCCAACGGTGAGTACGATTGGTGCTTTACAGACCAGGACTATGGACTGAATGAATTTTTTAAACGGATTGATGCGGTGTTTGTGGGTCGTAAAACCTACCAAATGGCGTTGACCAACGAAGGTGAAACCGCTTGGATGCCTAAATTAACCGAATACGTGTTCTCGAATACGCTCCCTGACTTTAAACTTGAACGCAAAAAACTTATCAAAGGCGACATCGAACGGCAAGTACGTACCATTAAATCGCTGCCTGGAAAAGATATATGGCTTTTTGGCGGAGCAGAACTGGCCAGTAGTCTCATGAACCTGGGATTGGTGGACGAGGTTTGGCTTTCTATTCACCCCATTGTGTTGGGCGCAGGAAAACCGCTATTTAAAGAGTTGAGAGAACGTAAATGGTTGACCCTTGTTGATTCTAAAGTTTATGGCAGTGGCTTGGTGTCGCTTCGTTATAAAATGAGTTGGGACTAA
- a CDS encoding YciI family protein, whose translation MNKYLFSFWNSIPSEDAFANLSPEDIQAEIQKWNNWIGGIAAQGKLIATEALHPTGKTVSGSNHVITDGPFTEGKEIIGGFMLLAADSIDEAVELSKGCPIYESEGRVEIRQIQNFA comes from the coding sequence ATGAACAAGTACCTATTTTCATTCTGGAACTCCATTCCTTCGGAAGACGCTTTTGCTAACCTTTCTCCTGAAGACATTCAAGCCGAAATCCAAAAATGGAACAACTGGATAGGTGGCATTGCGGCACAAGGCAAGTTAATTGCCACCGAAGCGCTTCATCCAACGGGCAAAACAGTTTCAGGTTCCAACCACGTCATTACCGACGGGCCATTCACGGAAGGCAAAGAAATCATTGGGGGCTTTATGCTGCTCGCGGCCGATAGCATCGACGAAGCCGTTGAGTTATCGAAAGGTTGCCCCATCTATGAATCAGAAGGGCGCGTGGAAATCCGTCAAATTCAAAACTTTGCGTAG